A genomic region of Candidatus Omnitrophota bacterium contains the following coding sequences:
- a CDS encoding response regulator, protein MPRLMIVDDEDDVREFAANFFRKRKIEVTTAGTGEDAIKKAQADKPDLILMDIRMSGIDGIQALEAIKKINPSVKVVMVTGTKPDENETAKKCLELGACGYVHKPLRLDELETIVMTNLK, encoded by the coding sequence ATGCCCAGACTAATGATCGTAGATGATGAAGATGATGTTAGGGAATTCGCGGCTAATTTCTTCCGCAAGCGCAAAATAGAGGTAACTACAGCCGGAACCGGCGAAGATGCCATAAAAAAAGCGCAAGCTGATAAACCTGACTTGATCCTGATGGATATCCGGATGTCGGGTATTGACGGGATCCAGGCGCTGGAAGCGATAAAAAAGATAAATCCATCGGTAAAAGTGGTGATGGTTACCGGCACAAAACCGGATGAGAATGAAACAGCCAAGAAATGCCTGGAGTTAGGCGCCTGCGGATACGTGCACAAACCGCTAAGGCTTGATGAATTGGAAACGATCGTCATGACAAACCTCAAATAA
- a CDS encoding ATP-binding protein, with the protein MKEQRRYQDSLKHAAVGMTRIRNLRKLLSLIAHIVTKTVRVSFAAVYLLDEGKEQFILQVSRDRGKTEPTSAISAYIPLIHVLTIKRQPLVYEEVKRQMQDSHDKVMKGLEENMRQLNAAVVIPSFLDHTLIGLIVLGEKLSGQMYTPDDLTVFEVLASQAALAIENAQFYEEAKEMQAQIGQAEKMATIGTMADGLSHQINNRFYALSLIAGDTIDTIKLTDTARCSPEIQEMIKQINSALERIQVNVMQGGEVVKGILKYTRKGDEGMEALTIDQIIDGTILMVQYKVKLGEIDIIRDYPKDTPKIKANLVQMQEVFFNFIDNAYDSIVERKTLLKEPGYRGKIVVSARKSNTDNIIEITISDNGMGVRQEDIKKIFTPFFTTKVSSRKGTGLGLYVIRNIITESHNGKINFSSEYKRGTKFILELPIAGQ; encoded by the coding sequence ATGAAAGAACAGCGCCGCTACCAGGACTCTTTAAAACACGCCGCAGTCGGAATGACCCGCATCCGCAACCTGCGCAAACTGCTCAGCCTTATCGCTCATATTGTTACTAAGACAGTACGCGTTTCTTTTGCCGCGGTTTACCTGCTTGATGAAGGAAAAGAACAATTTATCCTGCAGGTCAGCAGGGATAGGGGTAAAACAGAGCCCACGTCCGCGATCAGCGCTTATATCCCTTTGATCCATGTCCTGACAATAAAACGCCAGCCGCTGGTATATGAAGAAGTGAAGCGCCAGATGCAGGATTCCCATGACAAAGTAATGAAGGGGCTGGAAGAAAACATGCGCCAGTTGAACGCCGCGGTAGTCATTCCCAGCTTCCTCGACCATACCCTGATCGGGCTTATTGTTTTAGGCGAAAAACTCTCCGGGCAGATGTATACTCCGGATGACCTGACTGTATTCGAGGTTTTAGCCAGCCAGGCAGCCCTTGCCATTGAAAACGCCCAGTTCTATGAAGAAGCCAAGGAAATGCAGGCCCAGATCGGCCAGGCTGAAAAGATGGCTACCATAGGAACCATGGCTGACGGCTTGTCGCACCAGATCAATAACCGATTTTACGCGCTTTCTTTGATCGCCGGGGATACTATTGATACTATAAAGCTTACTGATACCGCCAGATGTTCCCCTGAGATCCAGGAGATGATCAAGCAGATCAATTCAGCCCTGGAACGCATCCAAGTCAATGTTATGCAGGGAGGAGAGGTAGTCAAAGGCATCCTGAAATATACCCGTAAAGGCGATGAAGGAATGGAGGCATTGACTATAGACCAGATAATCGACGGGACCATACTCATGGTCCAATATAAAGTCAAGCTTGGAGAGATCGACATCATCCGCGATTACCCCAAAGATACCCCGAAAATCAAAGCCAACCTGGTCCAGATGCAGGAAGTCTTCTTTAATTTTATTGATAATGCCTATGATTCTATAGTCGAACGTAAAACCCTGCTGAAAGAACCGGGATATCGGGGAAAAATCGTTGTTTCCGCGCGCAAATCAAATACCGATAACATAATAGAGATAACGATCAGCGATAATGGGATGGGAGTACGACAGGAAGACATCAAAAAGATATTCACGCCGTTCTTTACCACCAAGGTTTCTTCCAGAAAAGGAACAGGCCTGGGCCTATATGTCATCCGGAATATAATAACCGAGAGCCATAACGGTAAAATAAATTTCAGTTCGGAATATAAAAGAGGGACGAAATTCATTTTGGAACTGCCGATCGCCGGACAATAA